CGCGAGCTGGCCCGGCGGCTCGGCGTCACGATCGCCACCGTGGGCCGCGCCTACCAGGTGGCCGCCCGGCGCGGCCTGCTCAGCGGCGAGGTCGGTCGGGGCACCTTCGTGGCCGCCGCGCCCACCCCGCCGACCGCCGGTGCGGCGCCCGCGCTCGACGTGGCCGCCGTGCACCCGCCCGGGCACGGCCCGGTGCACCGGGCCGTCGCGCCGATCCTGCACCGGATCGCCGCCGACCCCCTCGCGGTCGGCGCGGAGGACGCCGACGCGGTGCGGCACCGGATCGCCGGCGCCCGCTGGATGGCCCACGCCGGTTGGCGGCCCGACCCGGACACGGTCGAGGTGACCGCCGGCGGGCAGCACGGCCTCGCCGCCGCGCTGGCCGCCGTCGCCCAGCCCCGGCAGGTGGTGGTCACCACCGAGCTGACCAACCCCGGGCTGCTCGCCGCCGCCCGGCTGCTCCGCGTCGAGCTGGCCACCGTGCCCAGCGACGCGGCCGGGGCCCGCCCCGACGCGATCGACCGGCTCTGCGCGCGCCGCCGGGTCGCCGCGCTGCACCTGCATCCCACCCTGCACAACCCGACCGGGGTGACCATGCCGGCCGCGCGCCGCCGGGAGATCGCCGCCGTCGCCGCCGCCCACGACCTCGTGGTGATCGAGGAGGACCCGTTCGGC
This sequence is a window from Micromonospora sp. NBRC 110009. Protein-coding genes within it:
- a CDS encoding aminotransferase-like domain-containing protein, translating into MTIWEPVGLSGAGPRYLALADAIGTDIAAGRLSPGDRLPPQRELARRLGVTIATVGRAYQVAARRGLLSGEVGRGTFVAAAPTPPTAGAAPALDVAAVHPPGHGPVHRAVAPILHRIAADPLAVGAEDADAVRHRIAGARWMAHAGWRPDPDTVEVTAGGQHGLAAALAAVAQPRQVVVTTELTNPGLLAAARLLRVELATVPSDAAGARPDAIDRLCARRRVAALHLHPTLHNPTGVTMPAARRREIAAVAAAHDLVVIEEDPFGALLPDRPPPVAAWHPRTVHLTGITKTLAPGLRIGYRYAPAALADPLRAAARALAWAPAPLIAEVATQLVLSGTAHRLAAARAAELAGRAALARDLLGDRVTAPGPAPFAWVRLDTDAEAATALARRRGVAVAGVDEFAARRGAPPGLRVSLSADEETVRTALRALARLLPR